The DNA segment gcttgaggtttcttcctcaaatcatcagagggagtttttcttacactgtcaccttttgtgcttgctctgggggttggtaaggttagaccttacttgtgtgaagccccttgaggcaactttgttgtgatttggcgctatataaattaaataaattgaaatttcaaGAAACAAGCTTGCAATTAAGCTGATTTAACTATTTTTTGATGCGTGTCACAAGAACTGCATCAGTTCTTTCCAAATTTCAGTTCTGATTGATGTTTCAAGCAGAACTCCTCTTCATGAACAAAACTTGGTCGTTTGTTGATTTTCACATTGTAATCGAATTGTTTCTAACTTTGTTTAATTTCAGCCAAACTGTGTCTCTTCCCCCAATTCTCATCTCATTACTTGGTTCTCATTTAGTGTGATTTTCTTGAATATGGCAGCAATGTAATTAGATTTATTTTTATgactgttctagacctcttgagcCAGGATGAGCTACCACGTTATTGATGTTCTGGTTTTGTTATCTGCTTTACTCCAATTTGGCAGTAAACCAAatattttttaagcttttttccaTTAAAACCACATATAgaaactttaattaaaaaaaaaaaacattccatgAGAACAAACCTATGGTCCACAAAAATATATTTGTGCTTTAATAATTTCATTTATGAGTTTTAAAttcaagatggcgtccaaaatggctttCAAACAACCATTTTCCATTACACATGACATCACTCCTTTGTGCATCCTGGGAAAAAGTCAGCATGCTGCTCAGCAAAGATAATCATGTCAGGAAAGGCTAACTAAAAATTTTAGCAGACTTTTTCCATTATACATGTTCTTAAAAACAAGCATTTTTGTCTGGTAATGTCCTTTTAGAGGGTAAATATCCTCTACGCTGAGGAGGGTGATGGAGGAAAAGCAAGAGGAGAACCATCCAGGGACTTTTCCAAGGTGAGTGTGAGAGTAGATGAGTCATGTCAAATTTTAAGGTGCTTAGTCATTAAATCATGTCGCTTGATtgtgatgtgtgtgttttgttttgtttttatccaaATGGCAGCTTTATGAACTTGATAATGATCCACAGAGGAAGGAGTTCCTTGATGAACTGTTTGTGTTCATGCAAAAACGAGGTAAGTCTCATTTGCATAGCCTCCCCTGGGCAagttcatattgtgcaaaatctttATAGATGGCTTTTGTCTTTTTGCATATGTCCTCCTTCAATTTATCAACTACAATCCTCATTTTAGCTAGGCCTGTTGAAGATTTAGTTAGGTCCTTGGGACATTTTGGGGGTTGAGCTGAAATCTGtggtatgccgcgttcacaccgggcgcgatcagacgctacaaattcgcgggcgTCGCATGGCCATGGACGCGCCTCCTTcccctggtgtgtcgctctgcttttgctgtgaaaatttgccccggtgtgtcatcaaataggaggagcttccattccgctcgccggttccggttgtcagtcaagttaacatgacggaccttgatcacacggagcaagttgttgtggaaagctgacaaacgtcgtgagacgttcccaatttggggagtatcattatttgctgcagttgctgcgtctggatgacggctgctttcagcggtctttcCTCCTCTGCGGAACCCAGTTtctggacctcctgtcccgttcacgcgtgcacatataaacagtttaaaaacaaaaaaaaagaaactccactgcttgctgcagctcgctcttccccaaaaaactctgtcataattgtgtttagaaatcagtcaccatttgttttattatacatctgtgtagttaataagtaaaataatctccacggatgattcgctcgcgcacgcacgtaaaataaagagaaaaaagaaaactccgctccgctgctgtggtgctgctgctcactccaaaaactctaccAGAGACACCAGAGacagctaccagagacaggacatgttcacatcttcagtcaaactccagacatctccacgtcactacatattcagtccctgattggtcatcgcgacgagacaaaaaagttcagatttttgaacttggggaggagggcaacgcgacgtgatgcgacgcaatatcgcgccacatacgcgccaatcactcaaaatcgcttcactttgCTTCACGgtcgcttcattcacgtccatcgcgtcgcgctgcgtgacttgacACCAAAATGTGTCTTTACATAGGGATTATATGGCAACATgttgctgcagtcgctcgcgtcgcgcccggtgtgaacccGGCAgtagaggtgtcagagaggaggatgctgaggaacctgctcagcatcctggacaacacctcccaccccctgcatgccacgctGGCATCCTGTGAGAGCACCTTCATTTTGgcatgcaccgatccacattttttcacttccgagCAGATCCCAAtatctgaatttggatatctgccgataccgatactgttCCGATACCAGAACTctatttgctttaatattatttttttttatcattattgttggttttgtattcccagttatacagtttcatgatgaagtgtttagaggaggattttcttaaaaaggagacctgaaggttcagctgcagtttgccagaagacacatctaagatgcaagcctagatttgatgttttggtgaaagaattaagtacttttttaaaaatagactttTATCAGTCAATcagagtttatttatatagccctttccacagcccagagggtgaccaaagtgcttcacagtcagaTTAAGATCATAGAGAATAACCTAAGACAATGAGACAATAAGCAAATTTAAAACagacaaatcaataaaaaatatagACTTATTTTTATAGTAAAAGACAgcgctttctctccctctctgtctgtattgctctctctgtctttccttctcaattttcaatttcagtggagctttaatgACATGGGAAACCTATAttaacattgtcaaagcaagtgttgcaGAGTAAAATTGAGAAATTAAGTCTTCTGTCTTGCTCTCTGGCTGTCTCCATCCCTCtgtctctcgctcgctctctctcttgctcgctctgtctctctctctctccctgtcactccctctctgtctctgtctcactcGCTGTCCTGCTAAGAACAAActtggaactttttggaaacacgaagcctttcaactgtaaaataaactgtaaatgtgtaaatgtatcatcagctacGCTCACGCGAGaaactctggattaatactgaaggattttgatggagaTTTTTTCTCATTCAGCGGATAGAAACTCTTAGGCTGTGCTCCTCGGCTGCACTCTGAGCTGCCGTTTCATAGCATTTCAAAGCCTTGGAATGCTGAAGCAGCTGACTATTCAACACAGAGAGCaagcagcagttgagaggtttcacagatgtGATTCCTCTCTGGTATCGGAACAGGTCAGACTATGAGCCCAaaactgtcagcagctttcatgtTCAGGCGATGCCATAAGTTCATGTGTTTATACATATATAATAGCcatgtaataaacaaattattaacctcacttgctcggccTGTACAGGATTATCCCActtacacctcggtctgatattgtcccgtacagacctcgcacTCAGTTAATAATTCTTTATTATGTAAGGGGTCAGtgtattcttgtcatttgattggtgctttgtatgtcacatgacatggattattcatcctatttgtgttgcattgcatttagagtgcaatttagttcgatttagcatgcaaatttggttccatatgtttgctaccattgcacactgcgcatacacacacaaaacaaatccattgtgctgtaagctgtctggaggcatgaactgCTGTtaagaggaagttagaatgaaaagctggtgtCAGGACTCGTGGTAGGCTGAAACCGGAAGCAGTAGgggaccaatgcagactcacaggcatggttggtttagatgaataaaaggctttatcttgaaaccaggcattgggttcagtacacaggtagtTAGACATGggagcagaggtatcagacatggtacaggctgggacgtggttcataaaccaggcagggtttGTTCACATGGCATCGAGGTATAAAGCATGTAAAACAAAgacagagtcaaaatacaggcgGAGTTCAGGATACGGCACGGCGGAGGTCGGTgcacaaaagcaaggtcaaaacacacaagagCAAACTGGACAAGAACAAGAGGCGAGAAAGTGAACGAACTCAACAATCggaagtgagctgtggaactgtgagggttttattaagaagcaaactaatcagggtgatgtgaagcaggtgtgtggaaggttctggaacaaggtgtggtttagtgaacaaagaagaggaaagagaaaggcaagagagtgcaggagggcaaaacaaagtggtgcaaagaAAGATAAGTAGGTGACTGAAAAACTGACTGAATAACGTGACAtgttctagacaaacaataatgcgtgagcaaaacaaaaaggggcagaacaaagaaatactgtgactagtctaaagaggaaaaaaacaagggACTTAATATTAAACCAAACGAGGACGAAACAGATACTGGCTGAGACAAAAGAGAATACAATACCTGATGACGGCAAAATAACTATTGGTTAAAccgcaaataaacaaaacccgGTGAATACAAAATAATGCagtaaataaaacaagataactgataaacagaaaatgcaatgaataacaaatggaacataatcagataagcaacactgaagataaataataaaaacctgtGACCAAGCATTATACAATaagtgtgataaacagaactaaactcaGACTAAAGTAAATTAAAAGGACCCAGAGTGAAGGAATACAATAACCAGCTGCAAAATGAGATTTACATGAGaaagtataaacatatgaaaactAAAACCAGAAAACCATAGAGGACATAAAGTCAAAAATCCGGACCTAAACCCCGAGCCAGGGTCAATCATGACAGTTGGGCTAATTtgtgtaatgattttttttttttttttttcgctgcactgatgaagtacacagtcttttgaaGTACACGacgacatcgtcagaattatttttggactcgtatttaaagttcgtgttggattgttgatgtcagaggagcagtgatgcaccaaagctggacaaatttctgacgcgattcttcgctggagtgaggaggtACACAAACTCTCtttctttttttggaagtacacaaagtcagtgcagtggaacaccaaaatgtaagtcccttttctgttgtttataaatgaatataatatcaaacgacaagaatctattttagctgttatataaaacaaataatgaatatttttacattctttcaatggaatgaatatttaattgagtgaaagctggaaccatCCAAcaccataccattcaacaaggcaaatggtatgttccagctgtcacctcatgaaatattcgtaccattgaactcataaacattctttatttgtataatatttctcCACCTTTGGAGGGCTGGGTCAGGCAGCAGGGGGGTTGATacatctttatttttatttatttatttatttatttttctccagTAGGCTGTCTTTAAGATTACTTGGTAAcaaatatttgtttaataaaaATACATTACAGACCCTTTAAATGCCGTCTCTGTTTTATCTTGACAACATTTTACCAGTTTGTCACCAAACAAATCCCATTTAAACAAGAGTAAAAGCAGTCGGGTGATATCAGTCTTTACTTCTTGGGCGTGTGTGAATCTGGAGCGAAAAGAACCATTTTTCTAGATctgccttttattctccttcaaTTAATATCATGGAAGATTTGGAATTGGTTGTCAGCGCAGTGATTGGTGAGCCCTGCTGGCCCAGGAAGCACCCTTCCCCCCTGCACTCATGCAGTAAAAGAGCTGCTTTTGTCAAAGTGGCCCCAACCCCATCCAGCAGAAACCAACTTCATGAGACCCGTCTGACCACATATTATTAACACACTTCCTCACGACACCCAGCACTGACCTCATGTGGGCATATCAGGACATGTGCGtgtactgtgttttttttttttgtttttttttgtgcttcagATTAACAATGGTTATGCTAACCTCACACCAGAAGCAGAGAGGACAATAATCCTGTATGCTTTGTTGCATTTATTCAGGAACCCCTGTGAGCCGCATCCCCATTATGGCTAAGCAGGTGCTGGATCTGTACAGGCTTTTTAAGCTGGTGACTGAGAAAGGTGGGCTAGTAGAGGTCATCAACAGGAAGATCTGGAGGGAGATCACTAAAGGTCTCAACCTGCCCACCTCCATCACCAGCGCCGCCTTCACCCTGCGCACCCAGTAGGTGTCACTTTGATTTCAAAGCCGAAAACCCTCACTTTTTCTTAGAACTGTCATACCTAATAAATGTATAATATTGCCAGATGTACAACTGTGTGGGGGCATCGTCGAAATAATTCTCTGACACCTATTGCAGTGTTTCTTTATTTAACAACCAAATAATGGTTTAAATTAACTAAAGATTTAAGATGTGATGTGGGATTTCCTGCATCACAAATTTTGTTTGAAATGCCTGATATCACTTAACACACCAGTGAATTTTTGATTTCATGCTGTTTTCATTACAGACAGGTGCATTTACTTTTTCATGCTACACAAATTTGGGCTTCAATCATACTTAAAGTTGGTCTTCTGTTTCTGATTTTTGGCCCCAATTTCCATCCCGATTTCAAAATTGAAGAAAATgggccttattattattattattattattaaatagaaAACATTATATTACTTGCTACTTCATATCTGCTGACATATAAGTGTAACGGAATATTGCCAAACACACCAAATGTGTACAATTCCCATTTCACAATTGCTTTTGCACATGCAAATAACAAAACCACCACTTCTGCATTTTTCCCACAAGTTAAAATGTTTGTTTCAGTTAGCCGAAAATCAAACGTCTCAAAAAAATTTGCAGTCCTACAAGAGTTATAAATGTTGTCACTGCATCCACACCGTCTAACGTCATAAATGCCAGGGAACCAACTCTGCCTTTACCTTCCATACTGTTTGAGTGAGAAGCTTTCAGAAGGGGGtggtttttttaaatttatttatttttaattttgccaTATTTAGGGCCTTGTAAGTGTAAAGGTACACAAGGTATCCCTTTAttattatgtatgtatttatattttttccCCGGGAACTCTGAGATGGAGAGCTGGGACACTCTGTGTGATCTGAAGTGTATTGAGCACAGATTAAATGCTTGGTCTTTATCACCCAGACTGTTTTAGTTTGATCACCTGCTTCTGCACTCTACAATATGACTAATGTGTAACTTATCTGTGCAGGTACGTGAAGTATCTTTATGCGTTTGAGTGTGAGAAGAAGGGCCTGAGTTCTCCAGGTGAGCTGCAGGTTGCCATTGAAAGTAACCGCAGAGAAGGTCGACGTCCAAGTTACACGAACAGCCTGTACCACCTCTCTTCCTCCCCGAGCTCTGCTCCCCACGTTGTCCTCACCTCCCCCAAAATGCAAACCACTACACCTGGACACAACGGTTTGAAtccatctgtaagcccaaatttaaaGAGAAATGCAGGTAAGAACCAACATGTGCATTGATGCATTTCCAGTTAAGGTGTTATCAATAGACAGTggctggattgattgattgatttatttaagAGTTCTAATCAGTTTAAGGAGCTGTTAAAAGTCTGGTGTATTTGGACATTTCACCGTTTCCTCAACAATTGTTGCTCTTTTGCTCATTTATTTGTGTTTGGAAAGAACTCAGCACATTTAAACTTCTCACTTTAATTTGCTTGTCCAGATGACACATCCACCGTCATGGTGGTACCCAGCAGGTTGCCTGTGTCACTGGGACGGCAGCGCTTGGCTCCAGCTCCCGCTCTAGAGCTTCTACGGGAGAGGCTGGAGAGGTGTGCAGCTCCATCAGCAGCCAACGATCCAGAGAAGAAACTGGCATTGATGACAGAGGAGCAGCAGCGCCTAATGCAGCATACCCTTCAACAAAATCTCCTGACCATGGCCTCCCACTTCAACCCTGCCAACCTCAAACTCAGCAACAGTGCTGGTGAGTCACTGGGGTGATACACAGCTGATGTCATTactgaaaatgttttcagaaatgtCCATCAGATGGTgccgttttctttttctcttgtaGAAAACAAAGAGGATTTGTCACTTCGTATCTCCACAAACGGAGCCTCCAGTATCAGCGTGTCTGTGGAAGTTAATGGCACCATTTACTCAGG comes from the Thalassophryne amazonica chromosome 8, fThaAma1.1, whole genome shotgun sequence genome and includes:
- the LOC117515612 gene encoding AT-rich interactive domain-containing protein 3B-like; protein product: MMELPMAQTSSLAGESCSGGGGCLQTAAGGVNVEALMAQLQRQQYSKSEFDLPEKRLLQTQLLFPPHPAAAALVSKSGVDLALVGRRDGLTYQPAQPVVNKQLSKKDPVKLEASKGDMMEEEEQQVKKPRVQQTPAFPPYSTSQPVAEQLCTSPASAVKEEPNEELLSPAGQHAFTTQGFPDWGYDESAKQRVNILYAEEGDGGKARGEPSRDFSKLYELDNDPQRKEFLDELFVFMQKRGTPVSRIPIMAKQVLDLYRLFKLVTEKGGLVEVINRKIWREITKGLNLPTSITSAAFTLRTQYVKYLYAFECEKKGLSSPGELQVAIESNRREGRRPSYTNSLYHLSSSPSSAPHVVLTSPKMQTTTPGHNGLNPSVSPNLKRNADDTSTVMVVPSRLPVSLGRQRLAPAPALELLRERLERCAAPSAANDPEKKLALMTEEQQRLMQHTLQQNLLTMASHFNPANLKLSNSAENKEDLSLRISTNGASSISVSVEVNGTIYSGRLFAQKSASPVMSQTLTPTRTSAFTALSSSHSPSSSSKGPS